A region of the Culex quinquefasciatus strain JHB chromosome 1, VPISU_Cqui_1.0_pri_paternal, whole genome shotgun sequence genome:
TCGCCCAGCTTGCGTTCGAACGAACCCTCATACTGTTGGGTGTTTCGCTGCAACTCTTTTAAACTGAAATCGGGATGGAAACGTTTACTTGATTGTTGTAGCCGGTGCCGAACGTCGATTCTGTTCCGACAGTGTAAGAGGGAAAGAGAATGGGGGGGTCGCCTTGAGAAAGGGGCGAGCGATTCTGGTTATCTCAACTTACTTTTCCCGTTCTTGCTCGATGAGGCTCTTCCGATGGTCGGAGGTTTTGCTGTACTTGCGCTGAACATTTTCCACTACGTCCTCGGAGAATTTACTGTTCGTTTCGAGCTTTTCCCGTAACGTGTTGACTGGATCGATGGGCGGCGTTGCCAGACTGTAACCGAGACATGTGTTGTATTTGATATCAAATAaatggttttgaaaaataaaaagcaaTATGTTCTTACACCGTCTCATCCTGCTGTCCCGCTGCTACGTCGTACTGCGACAGATCGACGGTGGTGAACAGGCTTGTGCGCTTCTTCCGACCCTCGGCATCGCTCTCCTCTAGCGAAAGGTCGATCACCGGGATGGACCGTCGAATCAGCGATCCAGCACGCGACGACGACTGTTGCTGATGGTGGCTAACATTCAATGCCGTCGACGAGGACAGGTTGAACTCGTCGTGGTGAGCGGAGAGAAGAGAGTCCTTTCGGGAAGCCGCCCCCGCTGCGGTAGGCTCATCCGGCGAGTATAGATTTGGCAATAATCGCTTCAGCAGGGCACGGTACTTGTTCACCTCGTCCTGGTTGTAGTTTTGGGCAATAATTGAGTTGCGTTTCGTTGactgcggctgctgctgctgtttggacTTGAATATAAACGGCTTTTTAAAAGTGTCCTGCGATGATCGGTCAGAGTGTCCTGCGTTCCCGTTGACAACCAGCTGCGACCGAATGGGAAAGAGTGACGGAACCGGAGTTGAAAAGGTTTTAAGTTTGGCCAACGGCGGAGGACACCGCAGTGGCTGTACGTTGCTCTTCTGTCCCTGGTCCTTAGCGGACGATGTCCGGCTGCCAATCTGGTGGTTGATCCAGTCcaaatcatcgtcatcgtcggagAACTCAATGTCGGCAAACTCGAGCCTGGTCTTACCGGCAGTAACACCGCCAAAGTACGCACTCtgccgttgctgctgctggccggcaCCACCACTGCTGCTGGATGATTCCGCCGCCATTGGTTTACGTATGTACGAGTGCGAATACTTTAACCTATCGTCACCGGCTCCGGGCTTGGAATGCAAATCTGGGAGATAGAAAGCGTATGTTTAAATTATTAatctaaaaatttgcaaaaaaatgtcctCGTGCTTATAAATGGCCcctaagtgcatctccagcgcgggtagcaaacatcgaagcaaatcaaatttgctctcagttcttcgagatttcactttgctacccgttATTCTGCTGGTTTGCTACTGCGGCAAATGGAATGATGCACGGAAAACTGAATCTTGCacggaaaaattaaattgtttttatgtgtaaaaaatcaaaaatttaaaaaaataaaattaaaaaaatatgaaagaaaattaaaaaaacaaaaaaattataaaattgaaaaaaattaaagagatttaaaaaattaaaaaaatataaaacttgattttttaaaaattaaagaaaataaaaaattaaaaaattaaaaaaataaaaaaataaaaaaattaaaaataataaaaaaataaaaaattaaaaaaataaaaaatttaaaaaaataaaaaaattaaaaataaaaaaattaaaaaacttgaaaaattcgaaaaaattgaaaaatttaaaaaaattttaaaaaaatttattttttttttaaaataaaaaaaaatttaaaaatttttaaaaaaataaaaaaaataaaaatattaaaaaaaatcaaaaaaaaacttaaaataataaaagaaataaaaaaaataaaaaaaaattttagattaaaaaaagttaaaaaaaaattacaaaaatttaaaaatttaaaaaaaatttgaaaaaaaaaacaaaaaataaaaaaaaatacaaaaataaaaaaaaattaaagaaaatgagaaaaaaaataaaaatttagaaaaatttcaaaaaaaaaaattaaaaataggggaaatatacccattttaatcacactaagccgtataaccaattctcatcatttttgccgttttccgctattaaatcaacattttcagatgtatcaacaatgtagAGTTGcctgctcacttttatttgagctatttattaggggagagggtaatatgcaccccctaagggaaaactgtgattcctcaaccattacagcattactgtgaaagaattttgttcgatgttcttaaacaactattattcttcgttatccatgtgaaaaaagtcttaaaaaacttcaaaattgttcgaaaatatcaaatttctaaaaaaaaattgattaatttcAAACCACCATGCGGGGCAATGTGCACCACAAcactggggcaaaatgcactacaacaacagggcaaaatgcaccacaacatggggcaaaatgcaccgggtaaaagtaGTTTTCACTAGTCCACGCTTTTgcagaaattttaattaaaaatggatttttgatgtttttggactcatctatccaCAGAatagtgaagattatggcaaaactatatacctcaacaattacaataacaataaatgcttttatattgtccaaaattatgatgaaagttcaatgaaaattaagatgaaaacattttaaaggtTTGCAAATatcttaagctgtttttatactacgatgctgaaatttttccagcatggtttagcaattgttcagcttccaatttctatgagtttttccccggaaaattcttccaaataccgagaaaagcagggggtgcattttgccccgggggtgcatattaccccctctccccctactttgaaacagtcaaaaaccattttaatcacactaagccgtataaccaattctcatcatttttgccgttttccgctattaaatcaacattttcagatgtatcaacaatgtagAGTTGcctgctcacttttatttgagctatttattagggggagagggggtaatatgcaccccctaagggaaaactgtgattcctcaaccattacagcattactgtgaaagaattttgttcgatgttcttaaacaactattattcttcgttatccatgtgaaaaaagtcttaaaaaacttcaaaattgttcgaaaatatcaaatttctaaaaaaaaattgattaatttcAAACCACCATGCGGGGCAATGTGCACCACAAcactggggcaaaatgcactacaacaacagggcaaaatgcaccacaacatggggcaaaatgcaccgggtaaaagtagttttcactagtccacgctttttgcagaaattttaattaaaaatggattttttgatgtttttggactcatctatccaCAGAatagtgaagattatggcaaaaactatatacctcaacaattacaataacaataaatgctttttatattgtccaaaaattatgatgaaagttcaatgaaaattaagatgaaaacattttaaaggtTTGCAAATatcttaagctgtttttatactacgatgctgaaatttttccagcatggtttagcaattgttcagcttccaatttctatgagtttttccccggaaaattcttccaaataccgagaaaagcaggggggtgcattttgccccgggggtgcatattaccccctctccccctactttgaaacagtcaaaaacactttatttaaactgtaattcatgatcaaagtgctgataggccgataatagaaataggctgagaaagggtatagttcccctactttaaaagattgaaaaaaattgaaatttttgaatttttgaatttttaaattttgggattttggaatttttgaacttctaaacttttgaattttgaaatcttggaatttttgaattttagaatttctgaattttagaattttacaattttaaagttttagaattttagaatttttgaattattttttaaatttttgaatttttaaatttttgaattttggaattttggaattttttaaattttgatttttttgaatttttgaatcatacacaagagcagacatacaaatatctccgaaacacgcattcaaaactttgcccccgcccagtcacgaaatattctagcagagctggttctgccagaatcctgctagaacggtggaacatttctgctagaatgctgtaagaatatccagctctgtgagaactctgctagaatcctgctagaacgtcgtgactgggcggcttgccggtacttgtcgggtatcagaaaatgagtacccgacaggtaccgacacatatttttcttctacagatgaacctgagatcaaatttgatacctgctatgccacgcgcggtgggagactcgggggcaaactcgagggcaaatttggtgggaatcaaatcgggtagcaaatggtttaactttcgacattttcgaaaaatgaaattctttgaaattttcaataggattaaaaagtttaataaacttttagcatttctaggcatgaatcaacatataggggaaattctcgtatctttggcaggttaagctctcgctcctaactccatccaatttgctgacattcactatttaaacaactaattttgcaaaacatttggtagcaacttgcttgctcacttcttattgagctatttatcactcgatttcagttgaaaacgcttttatttagctttaattgcatgtcaaagttctgacctgccaacattagaggcacgctggaattagatgctgttcccctaattattgattttgaaggtaaacgagagcaaaaatgataaaacccatatttgcccccgcggtgggcttgtttcggtggcaaatttgctaccctagcggtggggatgacggagttttttcaaggtggcaaatttgatctcggtattcatgatccgggtgcaaatttgatttgcaccccagcgctggagatgccctaagtGCATCTCCATTGCGGGTAGCAAAgatcgaagcaaatcaaatttgcacccgacgtcaaccccaccgcggtgcctgtcgcggtagcaaatttgctctcagttcttcgggatttcactttgctacccgctattctgctggtttgctactgcggcaaatggaatgatgcacggaaaactgaatcatgcacgaaagaaaaatttaaattgttttttatgcataaaaaaaatacaaaataacaaaacaataaaaaattgaaattataacaaaaatactgcccatgtttgcataaatgtcccatatgcaaaaacagcaagctgagaaaaacgcatttgaagtttgtcccatacataaggctacgtattaaattttcgcgaaaaagctGGGTTTCCTCCTAatatctagaacaaagtactggatgttataggctctttcgaaagagcacacaattttgaaccaaactgcataaataactcgaaatcgatgaaaatgcatatgggacatttatgcgatcaggggcagaatacaaatttgaagaaaattaaaaaaaaataaatagttatTTCTAAGTATGATGAAAACTTGTAGTTGCTCTGAAGACGGGAGAGCTCGGAAGGCAAAAGGGAAAGCTAATCTAGTAGGTTTTGGCGGTCGAAAGATAGGTTCTCGAAACGTACTATGTTTGTAGTCAAAGGTCGTGACGTACACTCTGTCAGCTAAAACAGTAGGGTGCGATCTCGGGCAATGCCGAAGTAGTCACTTAGTAGAGACCCAGTTCAGATAGATGCAAGTAAAACTATATGTGCACCGAAAGAAAGTTGCCAGTACCAGATGCGTAGCTAATACTGTTACAGGCCTATAAGCTACTTATCAACAATAGAAATCTGAAGAACGGAGTTACCTGAAGGCTATTTTATATCTGCTATGAAAAATCAGCTCGTTTTTATTTGCATAACTGAATCAAATGTTCAATCAAAATTATCTTAGCGATAACTCGTCCAGCTCACACCATTGTAGGGGTAAGAGGTgggaccatcatcatcatcatcataaaaaaaaataaaaaattgaaaaagtttcaaaagatttaaaacaatttaaaagaataaaaaataaaaaaaaatatgaaaaaaaataaaaaaaaattaaaaaaacaaaaaaaaaataaaaaaaacaaaaaaataaaaataaaaaaaaattacaaaattaaaaaaaaaaattaaaaataaacaatatttataaaaattaaaaaaaaacagaaaaaaaattaaaaattgataaaataaaaaaaaaaaataaaaaaaatgatttttttttaaattaataaacattttaacattccaacgcccaaggctccaaaaaagttggaacggtaacttcaactaaatggttctcgggcataactcaaccaatcaagatgattcttctttccagtgatttgttaggatgtctagatgattctagaactttgcagaacttaatttgatcaaatctgtaacttttgcgatcaaaaacatcgttccaacttttttcgcgtgtaaaaaaaaattcgccaaaaattccgcggaggcagtctttttaaaaaaggtggaacgatgttttcggtcgcagaaattacagatttgttcaaattatgTTCTGCAacattttaggatcatctagacattcttacaaatcactggaaacaagaacggtcccgattggttgagtaatgtccgagaaccagcgagttgaagttaccgttccaccttttttcggaggcttgggcgtccgtgtaagtttgaCATGCGTTGggtgttccagtgttaaaaaaattaaaaacattaaaaaaaattaaaatagattttaaaaaattaaacaaaagaaaaaaaattaaaaaattaaaaacacatcaaaaaaataaaacattttaaaatttaaaaaaaataacttatttaaagaaattaaaaaaaatacaaaaacaaaaaaattgaaaaatatttaaaaaaaatggaaaaataaaaaacataaaaaaatttacgatttcattaaaatatctgagatccagccttttttgtatttttgaaattataaatttttgaattttcgaagttttaaatttttgagttttaaattttgaatttttaattttggaattttaaaatttttgaattttgggaccatccataaaccgcgtggacactttagggggtatggcggttgtccacgttccatacaaaaagatttttgtatgggcaattgtccacgagggggttcgAGATCACcaatggtttatggatggtcccttttgaattttggaatttttgatttttaattttggaattttgaatagttgatttttgaatttttgaattttgaaattttgaaattttgaatttttaaattttggatttttgatttttttgaatttttgaatcacacACAAGTgcagacatacaaaaatctccgaaacacgcattcaaaactttgccccgGCTTGCCGatacttgtcgggtatcagaaaatgagtacccgacaggtaccgacacatttttgacaaagaactttgtcctaaggtttctatacgtggtgtcaatccaaaattttcgcgaagcgaaaacgttacgtgacgaattcccctctcggcaaatttcccctctttttggtgcacgctggttggatgaacaaacgtttcccaatcagtcaatcgagagacgtgagattgatgtatctaaaatcaccccactctacctcataattttcggatcgtcgacgaggcaACAAAACGGGGCTcagtcggtcccgaaaattcattctattgctggacgtcgacgagaacacatcagaagcaaatggcctggtggcccagtagcagacggcctggaggtccgggagcagatggcttggaggcaaggaccagctaagacatgccagtcgcgggagtcgatcattggaactggccaccacctggactggagtgg
Encoded here:
- the LOC6045345 gene encoding sentrin-specific protease 1 isoform X3, giving the protein MSVSSMLTRIKHYLEGRKRKSSNDDPSDAPLTTFPKYRRVAEEQQQQVPRFISTPLSNDLHSKPGAGDDRLKYSHSYIRKPMAAESSSSSGGAGQQQQRQSAYFGGVTAGKTRLEFADIEFSDDDDDLDWINHQIGSRTSSAKDQGQKSNVQPLRCPPPLAKLKTFSTPVPSLFPIRSQLVVNGNAGHSDRSSQDTFKKPFIFKSKQQQQPQSTKRNSIIAQNYNQDEVNKYRALLKRLLPNLYSPDEPTAAGAASRKDSLLSAHHDEFNLSSSTALNVSHHQQQSSSRAGSLIRRSIPVIDLSLEESDAEGRKKRTSLFTTVDLSQYDVAAGQQDETVLATPPIDPVNTLREKLETNSKFSEDVVENVQRKYSKTSDHRKSLIEQERENLKELQRNTQQYEGSFERKLGDFMLKFDTIVLDEEESEEEEEAYPELTEEHQGVIKRALYGGPRTDVVMSKFNISITRNDLATLIGDNWLNDEVINFYMNLLMERSEQRADDGVPRVYAMNTFFIPKLLSAGHSGLKRWTRKVDIFTYDIIPVPVHVGRVHWCMAIIDLKNKAIRYYDSMGTPNNPVLNALEQYLRDESLDKRKKPFDTSDFQKQNMHECPRQMNGSDCGVFSCMFAEHEARGREIGFCQQHMPYFRQKMIYEISQGRLLT
- the LOC6045345 gene encoding sentrin-specific protease 1 isoform X2; translated protein: MHQRDGSGMSVSSMLTRIKHYLEGRKRKSNDDPSDAPLTTFPKYRRVAEEQQQQVPRFISTPLSNDLHSKPGAGDDRLKYSHSYIRKPMAAESSSSSGGAGQQQQRQSAYFGGVTAGKTRLEFADIEFSDDDDDLDWINHQIGSRTSSAKDQGQKSNVQPLRCPPPLAKLKTFSTPVPSLFPIRSQLVVNGNAGHSDRSSQDTFKKPFIFKSKQQQQPQSTKRNSIIAQNYNQDEVNKYRALLKRLLPNLYSPDEPTAAGAASRKDSLLSAHHDEFNLSSSTALNVSHHQQQSSSRAGSLIRRSIPVIDLSLEESDAEGRKKRTSLFTTVDLSQYDVAAGQQDETVLATPPIDPVNTLREKLETNSKFSEDVVENVQRKYSKTSDHRKSLIEQERENLKELQRNTQQYEGSFERKLGDFMLKFDTIVLDEEESEEEEEAYPELTEEHQGVIKRALYGGPRTDVVMSKFNISITRNDLATLIGDNWLNDEVINFYMNLLMERSEQRADDGVPRVYAMNTFFIPKLLSAGHSGLKRWTRKVDIFTYDIIPVPVHVGRVHWCMAIIDLKNKAIRYYDSMGTPNNPVLNALEQYLRDESLDKRKKPFDTSDFQKQNMHECPRQMNGSDCGVFSCMFAEHEARGREIGFCQQHMPYFRQKMIYEISQGRLLT
- the LOC6045345 gene encoding sentrin-specific protease 1 isoform X1, with product MHQRDGSGMSVSSMLTRIKHYLEGRKRKSSNDDPSDAPLTTFPKYRRVAEEQQQQVPRFISTPLSNDLHSKPGAGDDRLKYSHSYIRKPMAAESSSSSGGAGQQQQRQSAYFGGVTAGKTRLEFADIEFSDDDDDLDWINHQIGSRTSSAKDQGQKSNVQPLRCPPPLAKLKTFSTPVPSLFPIRSQLVVNGNAGHSDRSSQDTFKKPFIFKSKQQQQPQSTKRNSIIAQNYNQDEVNKYRALLKRLLPNLYSPDEPTAAGAASRKDSLLSAHHDEFNLSSSTALNVSHHQQQSSSRAGSLIRRSIPVIDLSLEESDAEGRKKRTSLFTTVDLSQYDVAAGQQDETVLATPPIDPVNTLREKLETNSKFSEDVVENVQRKYSKTSDHRKSLIEQERENLKELQRNTQQYEGSFERKLGDFMLKFDTIVLDEEESEEEEEAYPELTEEHQGVIKRALYGGPRTDVVMSKFNISITRNDLATLIGDNWLNDEVINFYMNLLMERSEQRADDGVPRVYAMNTFFIPKLLSAGHSGLKRWTRKVDIFTYDIIPVPVHVGRVHWCMAIIDLKNKAIRYYDSMGTPNNPVLNALEQYLRDESLDKRKKPFDTSDFQKQNMHECPRQMNGSDCGVFSCMFAEHEARGREIGFCQQHMPYFRQKMIYEISQGRLLT
- the LOC6045345 gene encoding sentrin-specific protease 1 isoform X4, which codes for MSVSSMLTRIKHYLEGRKRKSNDDPSDAPLTTFPKYRRVAEEQQQQVPRFISTPLSNDLHSKPGAGDDRLKYSHSYIRKPMAAESSSSSGGAGQQQQRQSAYFGGVTAGKTRLEFADIEFSDDDDDLDWINHQIGSRTSSAKDQGQKSNVQPLRCPPPLAKLKTFSTPVPSLFPIRSQLVVNGNAGHSDRSSQDTFKKPFIFKSKQQQQPQSTKRNSIIAQNYNQDEVNKYRALLKRLLPNLYSPDEPTAAGAASRKDSLLSAHHDEFNLSSSTALNVSHHQQQSSSRAGSLIRRSIPVIDLSLEESDAEGRKKRTSLFTTVDLSQYDVAAGQQDETVLATPPIDPVNTLREKLETNSKFSEDVVENVQRKYSKTSDHRKSLIEQERENLKELQRNTQQYEGSFERKLGDFMLKFDTIVLDEEESEEEEEAYPELTEEHQGVIKRALYGGPRTDVVMSKFNISITRNDLATLIGDNWLNDEVINFYMNLLMERSEQRADDGVPRVYAMNTFFIPKLLSAGHSGLKRWTRKVDIFTYDIIPVPVHVGRVHWCMAIIDLKNKAIRYYDSMGTPNNPVLNALEQYLRDESLDKRKKPFDTSDFQKQNMHECPRQMNGSDCGVFSCMFAEHEARGREIGFCQQHMPYFRQKMIYEISQGRLLT